Proteins from a genomic interval of Ensifer canadensis:
- a CDS encoding carboxyl transferase domain-containing protein, which yields MTVLKSHISPSSDVFKANQAAMAEAITTVEDAVKMAAGGGGETARERHVSRGKLLPRDRVASLIDPATPFLEICSTAAHGMYNGDAPAAGLITGIGRVSGRECMIVCNDPTVKGGTYYPMTVKKHLRAQEIAAENQLPCIYLVDSGGANLPNQDEVFPDREHFGRIFYNQANMSAAGIPQIAVVMGSCTAGGAYVPAMSDETIIVEGQGTIFLAGPPLVRAATGEVVSAEDLGGADVHTRLSGVADHMARDDAHALALARRAVAALNRRKPTSVELQSPEPPLYDPQEIAGIVPADLRTPYDIREVIARLVDGSRFDEFKARYGTTLVCGFAHVHGVPVGIIANNGVLFSESALKGAHFVELCAQRKIPLVFLQNITGFMVGRKYETEGIAKHGAKLVTAVATAQVPKITMLVGGSFGAGNYGMCGRAFSPRFLWTWPNSRISVMGGEQAAGVLSTVRGEALKRAGTPWNEEEEAKFRQPVLDLFERQSHPLYASARLWDDGVVDPRKSRDVLGLSLSAALNAPIEDTRFGLFRM from the coding sequence ATGACTGTTCTGAAATCTCACATCTCGCCCTCGTCCGACGTGTTCAAGGCCAATCAGGCGGCGATGGCGGAGGCGATTACGACTGTGGAGGACGCCGTCAAGATGGCGGCCGGCGGTGGAGGCGAGACGGCGCGCGAGCGCCATGTCAGCCGCGGCAAACTGCTGCCGCGCGACCGCGTCGCCTCGCTGATCGACCCGGCAACGCCCTTCCTCGAAATCTGCTCGACGGCCGCACACGGCATGTATAACGGCGATGCGCCGGCAGCGGGTCTCATCACCGGTATCGGCCGGGTGTCCGGCCGCGAATGCATGATCGTTTGCAACGACCCGACCGTCAAAGGCGGGACCTATTATCCCATGACGGTCAAGAAGCATCTGCGTGCGCAGGAGATTGCCGCCGAGAACCAGTTGCCGTGCATCTACCTGGTCGATTCCGGCGGCGCCAACCTGCCGAACCAGGACGAGGTCTTTCCCGACCGGGAGCATTTCGGTCGGATCTTTTACAACCAGGCCAACATGTCGGCGGCCGGAATTCCGCAGATCGCCGTTGTCATGGGATCGTGCACCGCAGGTGGCGCCTATGTGCCGGCCATGTCGGACGAGACGATCATCGTCGAGGGTCAGGGCACGATCTTCCTGGCCGGCCCGCCGCTGGTGCGCGCGGCGACCGGTGAAGTGGTCTCGGCCGAGGACCTTGGCGGCGCCGACGTGCACACGCGTCTCTCCGGTGTTGCCGACCATATGGCGCGCGATGATGCGCATGCGCTGGCGCTTGCCCGCCGTGCGGTCGCCGCACTCAACCGCCGCAAACCGACGTCGGTGGAATTGCAGAGCCCGGAGCCGCCGCTTTACGATCCGCAGGAGATCGCCGGCATCGTGCCGGCGGACCTGCGCACGCCCTATGACATCCGCGAAGTCATCGCCCGACTTGTCGATGGCTCCCGCTTCGACGAGTTCAAGGCGCGCTACGGCACCACGCTCGTCTGCGGTTTCGCGCATGTCCACGGCGTTCCCGTCGGCATCATCGCCAACAATGGCGTGCTTTTTTCGGAATCGGCGCTGAAGGGTGCGCACTTCGTCGAGCTTTGCGCCCAGCGCAAGATCCCGCTGGTGTTCCTGCAAAACATCACCGGCTTCATGGTCGGCCGCAAATATGAGACCGAAGGCATCGCCAAGCACGGCGCCAAGCTGGTCACGGCCGTGGCGACGGCGCAGGTGCCGAAAATCACCATGCTGGTCGGCGGATCGTTCGGTGCCGGCAACTATGGCATGTGCGGTCGCGCCTTCTCGCCGCGGTTCCTCTGGACCTGGCCCAACAGCCGGATTTCTGTAATGGGCGGCGAACAGGCGGCCGGCGTGTTGTCGACGGTGCGCGGCGAGGCGCTGAAGCGCGCCGGAACGCCCTGGAACGAGGAAGAGGAAGCCAAGTTCCGGCAGCCGGTTCTCGATCTCTTCGAGCGCCAGAGCCATCCGCTCTATGCCTCGGCCCGGCTCTGGGACGACGGCGTCGTCGACCCGCGCAAGAGCCGCGACGTTCTCGGGTTGTCCCTGTCGGCGGCGCTCAATGCGCCAATAGAAGATACGCGTTTCGGCCTGTTCAGAATGTAG